The following proteins are co-located in the uncultured Draconibacterium sp. genome:
- a CDS encoding isocitrate dehydrogenase (NADP(+)), whose protein sequence is MQKIKVQNPVVELDGDEMTRVIWDFIKQKLILPYLDIDLKYYDLGMESRDETDDQITIDAANAIKKYGVGVKCATITPDEARVEEFDLKEMWKSPNGTIRNILGGTVFREPIIINNIPRLVPGWTKPICIGRHAFGDQYRATDFVSKGKGKLTITFTPEDGSEPVTHNVYDFEGDGIAMAMYNTDESIYGFAHSCMQQAITKKWPLYMSTKNTILKRYDGRFKDIFQEVYETEYKEKFDELGITYEHRLIDDMVAAAMKWEGGYVWACKNYDGDVQSDTVAQGFGSLGLMTSTLVTPDGKTMEAEAAHGTVTRHFRQHQQGKPTSTNPIASIFAWTRGLAFRGKLDENEKLIGFANALEQVCIETVESGKMTKDLALIIHGKDLTDADYLTTEQFLEALDENLQAKLN, encoded by the coding sequence ATGCAAAAAATAAAAGTTCAAAATCCGGTCGTAGAGCTCGACGGTGATGAGATGACAAGAGTAATTTGGGATTTTATCAAGCAAAAACTTATCCTTCCCTATCTGGATATCGATTTAAAATATTACGATTTAGGTATGGAAAGTCGTGATGAAACAGACGATCAGATAACCATTGATGCAGCAAATGCAATAAAAAAGTATGGTGTTGGCGTAAAGTGTGCAACCATTACTCCCGATGAAGCACGAGTTGAAGAATTTGACTTGAAAGAAATGTGGAAATCGCCAAATGGTACCATACGTAACATATTAGGTGGAACTGTTTTCCGCGAGCCAATTATTATAAATAATATACCACGCCTGGTTCCGGGATGGACAAAACCAATTTGTATCGGACGTCATGCTTTTGGTGACCAGTATCGTGCCACCGATTTTGTATCAAAAGGAAAGGGAAAATTGACCATTACTTTTACTCCTGAAGACGGCAGCGAACCTGTTACACATAACGTATACGACTTTGAAGGAGATGGAATTGCAATGGCAATGTACAATACCGACGAATCGATTTACGGATTTGCTCATTCGTGTATGCAACAGGCAATTACAAAAAAATGGCCGCTGTACATGTCAACAAAAAATACAATTCTGAAAAGATACGATGGCAGATTTAAAGATATTTTCCAGGAAGTATACGAAACTGAATACAAAGAAAAATTTGATGAACTGGGAATTACCTACGAACATCGTTTAATCGACGATATGGTAGCAGCAGCCATGAAATGGGAAGGTGGCTATGTATGGGCTTGTAAAAATTACGACGGCGATGTACAAAGCGACACGGTAGCACAAGGTTTTGGATCACTGGGTTTAATGACATCGACGCTGGTTACTCCTGATGGAAAAACCATGGAAGCCGAAGCTGCACATGGTACTGTTACTCGTCACTTCCGCCAGCACCAACAAGGTAAACCAACATCTACAAATCCAATTGCATCGATTTTTGCATGGACAAGAGGTTTGGCTTTCCGTGGTAAACTGGATGAAAATGAAAAACTGATTGGTTTTGCCAATGCGTTGGAACAAGTATGTATTGAAACCGTAGAATCGGGAAAAATGACCAAAGATCTGGCCTTGATAATACACGGCAAAGATTTAACGGATGCCGATTATTTAACTACCGAGCAATTTTTGGAAGCGCTGGATGAAAATCTTCAGGCTAAACTGAATTAA
- the icd gene encoding NADP-dependent isocitrate dehydrogenase, translated as MTNKTKIVNGKLVVPDFPTIPFIEGDGIGKDISGPSQRVIDAAVAKAYGETRKITWKEVLAGEKAFHETGTYLPDETLEAFKEYLIGIKGPLQTPVGEGIRSLNVALRQTLDLYVCVRPVRWFKGVPSPIRYPSMVDMHIFRENTEDIYAGIEYMVGEEKTKKFRDFLINEMGVDKIRFPESSSFGVKPISKDGSERLTKAAIEYAIERNLPSVTIVHKGNIMKFTEGAFKNWSYDLAENEFAEQTFTWREFEKIKKKKGQLDADKALDAAKKEGKVIVKDCITDAFLQESLLHPWDHSVIATMNLNGDYVSDQLAAMVGGIGISPGANINYQSGYAIFEATHGTAPNIAGTGKANPGSLILSGVMMLEYMGWDEAAEHVYDAMEHVFARRKVTSDLHAQMEGATLLTTSEFADAIIKNMH; from the coding sequence ATGACAAATAAAACCAAAATAGTTAACGGGAAGCTGGTAGTACCTGATTTTCCAACAATCCCGTTTATCGAGGGGGATGGCATAGGAAAGGATATCAGTGGCCCATCGCAAAGAGTTATTGATGCGGCTGTTGCAAAAGCATACGGAGAAACTCGGAAAATTACCTGGAAAGAAGTTCTGGCCGGTGAAAAAGCGTTTCATGAAACCGGGACATATCTTCCGGATGAAACGCTGGAAGCTTTTAAAGAATATCTGATTGGAATTAAGGGACCATTGCAAACTCCCGTTGGCGAAGGTATACGTTCGTTAAACGTTGCACTGCGTCAAACACTTGATTTATATGTTTGTGTGCGACCGGTTCGCTGGTTTAAAGGTGTGCCCTCTCCCATTCGTTATCCATCCATGGTCGACATGCACATTTTCAGAGAAAACACTGAAGATATTTATGCAGGGATAGAATACATGGTTGGCGAGGAAAAAACAAAGAAATTTCGCGATTTCCTCATCAACGAAATGGGAGTTGACAAAATTCGTTTCCCTGAATCTTCATCATTTGGTGTTAAACCCATTTCGAAGGACGGATCAGAACGTTTAACAAAAGCTGCCATTGAATATGCCATTGAAAGAAACCTGCCTTCAGTAACCATTGTGCACAAGGGTAACATCATGAAATTTACCGAAGGTGCATTTAAAAACTGGAGTTACGATTTGGCTGAAAACGAATTTGCAGAACAGACATTTACCTGGCGTGAATTTGAAAAAATAAAAAAGAAAAAAGGACAGTTAGATGCCGACAAAGCGCTTGATGCTGCAAAAAAAGAAGGAAAGGTAATTGTAAAAGACTGTATCACCGATGCGTTTTTACAAGAATCATTGCTTCATCCATGGGATCATTCGGTTATTGCCACGATGAACCTTAACGGCGATTACGTTTCAGACCAACTGGCTGCCATGGTTGGAGGTATTGGAATATCTCCGGGAGCCAACATCAACTACCAAAGTGGTTATGCCATTTTTGAAGCGACACATGGTACCGCTCCTAACATTGCCGGAACCGGGAAAGCCAATCCGGGTTCTCTTATTCTTTCAGGTGTTATGATGCTGGAATACATGGGCTGGGACGAAGCTGCCGAACACGTGTACGATGCAATGGAACATGTATTTGCCCGACGAAAGGTAACATCAGATTTGCATGCGCAAATGGAAGGTGCCACGCTTTTAACAACTTCGGAATTTGCCGACGCGATTATTAAAAATATGCACTAA
- a CDS encoding citrate (Si)-synthase — protein sequence MEYIKYRFYQKANKCAKEFQRLKKEHADVVLGEVTLGQVLTGMKGIPLLVTDTSKLDPAEGIRFKGYTIPELQEKLPKINPDGEPIPEGLLYLMLIGEIPSQEDALNLSRDLATRAHVPQHTFDVIDAMPKTSKPMTQFSAAILSMATESSFQKAYRAGVNKKYYWDATYEDAMNLIARLPRVAAYIYRRQFHNSKHIEPNPHLDWAGNLAHMMGFDSEDIRRLFRLYMIIHADHEGGNVSAHTAHLVGSALSNPYYCYAAAMTGLAGPLHGLANQDVIFWMFEMIEELDTDTPTDEQVAEYCKKTLEDGRVIPGYGHAVLRKTDPRFTAQEQFANKYIKDDKMVNLANQLYRVVPPILGSVGKIKNPWPNVDAYSGSLLYHYGIKEYSFYTVMFGVSRALGVLASLVNDRIYGMPIERPTSHPLSWFKEQAEGKGKGSDC from the coding sequence ATGGAATATATTAAGTACAGATTTTATCAAAAGGCCAATAAATGCGCCAAGGAGTTTCAGCGACTCAAAAAAGAACATGCCGATGTTGTGCTGGGTGAAGTTACACTCGGACAAGTATTAACAGGGATGAAAGGTATACCTCTTTTGGTTACCGATACTTCTAAATTAGATCCTGCAGAAGGAATTCGTTTTAAAGGCTATACCATTCCTGAGCTACAGGAAAAACTTCCTAAAATTAATCCTGACGGCGAACCTATTCCCGAAGGTTTACTTTATTTAATGCTAATTGGTGAGATTCCATCGCAGGAAGATGCATTAAACCTATCAAGAGATTTGGCAACAAGAGCCCACGTGCCGCAACATACTTTTGATGTGATTGATGCGATGCCAAAAACATCGAAACCAATGACACAATTTAGCGCTGCTATTCTTTCAATGGCAACTGAATCCAGTTTCCAGAAAGCGTATCGTGCGGGAGTAAATAAAAAATACTATTGGGATGCTACGTACGAAGATGCAATGAACCTGATTGCACGTTTACCTCGTGTTGCAGCATACATTTATCGTCGTCAGTTTCATAACAGCAAACACATTGAACCAAATCCACATTTAGACTGGGCAGGTAACCTGGCACATATGATGGGATTTGATTCGGAAGACATTCGTCGTTTGTTCCGCTTGTACATGATTATTCATGCTGACCATGAGGGAGGAAACGTTTCGGCGCATACTGCCCATCTTGTTGGTTCGGCATTAAGTAATCCATATTACTGTTACGCTGCTGCAATGACAGGTCTGGCAGGGCCTTTGCACGGTTTGGCCAACCAGGATGTTATTTTCTGGATGTTTGAAATGATTGAAGAACTGGATACCGACACGCCAACTGACGAGCAGGTTGCAGAATACTGTAAAAAAACACTGGAAGACGGACGTGTTATTCCGGGATACGGACATGCCGTACTTCGTAAAACCGATCCACGTTTTACTGCTCAGGAACAATTTGCCAACAAGTACATTAAGGACGACAAAATGGTAAATCTTGCCAATCAGTTGTATCGTGTAGTACCACCAATTCTAGGTTCAGTTGGAAAAATTAAAAATCCATGGCCGAATGTTGATGCATACAGTGGATCGTTATTGTACCACTACGGTATCAAAGAGTATTCGTTCTACACCGTTATGTTTGGAGTTTCCAGAGCGCTGGGTGTTTTAGCTTCGTTGGTAAACGACCGTATTTACGGTATGCCAATTGAGCGTCCAACATCGCACCCACTTAGCTGGTTTAAAGAACAAGCCGAAGGAAAAGGAAAAGGATCTGATTGTTAG
- a CDS encoding DUF6884 domain-containing protein, giving the protein MKHIILISCVSQKLTIKSKAKDLYISTLFKKNLEYALSLNPSLIFILSAKYGLVELDETIEPYDKTLNNMSSFESKEWAELVLNKLRKLTDLRKDKFTFLAGNNYRKYLIPHLKFYEIPMDGLRIGKQLQWLTKNTKKENHCLMLHNWFDQCKKYSFPFDKNKIPENGIYILFEKGELGHSTNRIVRIGCHTGANQLPSRLTQHFLNENKDRSIFRKNIGRAILNKENDSFLEKWEIDLTPREARENYSKSIDFEKQKSIEKKVTKYIQESFFFSIFPVEDKKERLYLEAKIISTVSLCSECFPSKNWLGNYSPKEKIRQSGLWQVNELWKSPLSDSDMNQLELIIKQNE; this is encoded by the coding sequence ATGAAGCATATAATATTAATATCATGTGTAAGCCAAAAGTTGACAATTAAATCCAAAGCAAAGGATTTATACATAAGTACTCTTTTCAAGAAAAATTTGGAATATGCTTTATCTCTAAATCCTTCTCTAATTTTCATTTTATCCGCAAAATATGGACTTGTGGAACTTGATGAAACAATTGAACCGTATGACAAAACTCTGAATAATATGAGTTCATTCGAAAGTAAGGAATGGGCAGAGTTGGTACTAAACAAATTGAGAAAATTAACAGATTTAAGAAAAGATAAATTCACTTTTTTAGCAGGTAACAATTACCGAAAATACCTAATTCCACATCTAAAATTTTACGAAATCCCCATGGATGGATTACGTATCGGGAAACAACTACAATGGTTGACTAAAAACACAAAAAAGGAAAATCATTGCTTGATGTTACACAATTGGTTTGACCAATGTAAAAAATATTCATTCCCATTTGACAAAAATAAAATCCCTGAAAATGGGATTTACATTCTTTTTGAAAAAGGGGAATTAGGACACTCGACAAATAGAATAGTTCGAATAGGCTGCCATACTGGAGCAAATCAGCTTCCATCTCGTTTGACCCAGCATTTCTTAAACGAAAATAAAGACAGGAGTATTTTTAGAAAAAATATTGGTCGAGCAATTTTAAATAAAGAAAATGATTCATTTTTAGAAAAATGGGAAATCGATTTAACTCCAAGAGAAGCAAGAGAAAACTATTCTAAATCAATAGATTTTGAAAAACAAAAATCAATTGAGAAAAAGGTTACGAAATATATTCAGGAGAGCTTTTTCTTTTCAATATTTCCTGTCGAGGACAAAAAAGAACGACTTTATTTGGAAGCGAAAATAATTTCTACGGTTTCTTTATGTAGTGAATGTTTCCCATCTAAAAATTGGTTAGGCAATTATTCTCCAAAAGAAAAAATCAGACAAAGCGGACTTTGGCAAGTAAATGAGTTATGGAAATCACCGCTTTCAGATTCGGATATGAATCAATTGGAACTGATAATAAAACAAAATGAATAA
- a CDS encoding FAD/NAD(P)-binding oxidoreductase, which translates to MKVVVLGAGISGHTAAAFLKKKLGKKHDVIVVSPSKYYQWVPSNIWVGVGRMKADQVRFDLNKVYKRWGIDFRQAKATAIHPEGDANSDTGFVSIEYTSAEQKGTTDKVEYDYLVNATGPRLNFEGTEGLGPGKNTVSVCSYDHAAHAWEELEKKIELMKAGKKQKFLIGTGHPMATCQGAAFEYALNIAFELKRRKLSDMAEITWISNEYEVGDFGMGGAFVKRGGYITSTKVFTESVFAENNIKWIKRAGVHKVEPGLAHYETLDGKEKTSEFDFAMLIPGFSGQPIKAFDKKGDDITSTVFAPNGFMKVDADYNAKPYEEWSINDWPQTYQSPSYANMYATGIAFAPPHSISKPMKSPGGRAIFPAPPRTGMPSGVIGKIVAQNISEGIKSGKFEHKHTANMGRMGAACIVSAGYSMTKGLGATMTVSPVVPDWEKYPDWGRNIKSTVGEIGLAGHWIKLFLHYMFLHKAKGYPFWWLLPE; encoded by the coding sequence ATGAAAGTAGTCGTTCTAGGTGCCGGTATATCCGGGCATACCGCCGCAGCATTTCTCAAAAAAAAATTAGGAAAGAAACACGATGTAATTGTTGTTTCACCAAGTAAATACTACCAATGGGTTCCGTCGAACATTTGGGTTGGCGTTGGAAGAATGAAAGCCGACCAGGTGCGCTTCGATCTGAACAAAGTATACAAACGTTGGGGGATCGATTTCAGACAGGCAAAAGCAACAGCCATTCATCCTGAAGGAGATGCAAATTCGGATACCGGTTTTGTAAGTATTGAATACACTTCGGCCGAACAAAAAGGAACCACCGATAAAGTGGAATACGATTACCTGGTAAACGCTACCGGACCACGTTTGAATTTTGAAGGAACAGAAGGTTTGGGCCCCGGAAAAAATACAGTTTCGGTGTGTTCGTACGACCATGCAGCACATGCATGGGAAGAGCTCGAAAAGAAAATAGAACTGATGAAAGCCGGAAAAAAACAAAAATTTCTTATCGGTACAGGGCATCCGATGGCAACTTGTCAGGGAGCAGCCTTTGAATATGCACTGAACATTGCTTTTGAATTAAAACGACGGAAGTTGTCGGATATGGCAGAAATCACCTGGATTTCGAACGAATACGAAGTAGGCGACTTTGGTATGGGAGGTGCATTTGTAAAACGAGGAGGTTACATTACATCAACCAAGGTATTTACAGAATCAGTTTTTGCCGAAAACAACATAAAATGGATAAAACGTGCCGGAGTGCACAAAGTAGAGCCCGGACTTGCGCACTACGAAACACTTGACGGAAAGGAAAAAACTTCGGAATTCGATTTTGCAATGTTAATACCCGGTTTCTCGGGACAACCCATAAAAGCTTTTGATAAAAAAGGCGACGACATAACATCGACGGTTTTTGCACCAAATGGTTTTATGAAAGTGGATGCCGATTACAATGCCAAACCTTACGAAGAATGGAGTATTAACGATTGGCCACAAACCTATCAGAGCCCAAGTTATGCAAATATGTATGCGACAGGAATTGCATTTGCGCCTCCGCATTCAATTTCAAAACCCATGAAAAGCCCGGGCGGAAGAGCCATTTTCCCTGCTCCTCCCCGCACCGGAATGCCATCGGGTGTTATCGGGAAAATTGTAGCACAAAATATTTCAGAAGGAATTAAATCAGGTAAATTCGAACACAAACATACGGCCAACATGGGACGAATGGGTGCAGCCTGTATAGTTTCGGCCGGTTACAGCATGACCAAAGGTTTAGGTGCCACCATGACCGTATCGCCGGTTGTTCCCGACTGGGAAAAATACCCGGACTGGGGACGGAACATAAAATCAACTGTGGGAGAAATCGGATTAGCAGGTCACTGGATCAAACTCTTCCTGCACTATATGTTTTTACACAAAGCAAAAGGTTATCCATTCTGGTGGTTGTTGCCGGAGTAG
- a CDS encoding N-acetyltransferase family protein yields the protein MGLTIQNLEKIHWPAVSRIYQEGIDTGNATFQQVSPAWDEWDKGHEKNCRFVAVLNDELVGWAALSPVSQRCVYAGVCEISVYVANEARGQGVGKLLLQKLIDESEENGIKTLQAGIFPENTGSLFLHKKLGFREIGVREKIGQMNGFWRDVLLLEKRSLKF from the coding sequence ATGGGCCTTACAATTCAAAACCTTGAAAAAATACATTGGCCGGCGGTTAGCCGAATTTATCAGGAGGGTATCGACACCGGGAATGCAACCTTTCAGCAAGTGTCTCCTGCCTGGGATGAATGGGATAAAGGGCATGAAAAAAACTGTCGGTTCGTAGCTGTTCTAAATGATGAGCTTGTTGGCTGGGCTGCGCTGTCTCCCGTTTCGCAACGTTGTGTTTATGCCGGTGTTTGCGAGATTAGCGTCTATGTAGCAAATGAAGCCCGCGGACAAGGTGTGGGGAAACTATTATTGCAGAAATTAATTGACGAATCGGAGGAGAATGGAATCAAGACTTTACAAGCAGGAATTTTTCCGGAGAATACAGGAAGCCTGTTTTTACACAAAAAACTTGGTTTTCGGGAAATAGGAGTGCGCGAAAAAATTGGACAAATGAACGGATTTTGGCGCGACGTGCTTCTTCTCGAAAAAAGAAGTCTTAAATTTTAA
- a CDS encoding pirin family protein has protein sequence MKTILYKADSRGSANHGWLDTKHSFSFANYYDPERINFGVLRVLNDDTIAGGKGFGMHPHDNMEIITIPFEGDLAHKDNMGNASLIKQGDVQVMSAGTGVYHSEFNNNPDIAVKLFQIWVFPNKRNVTPRYDQISIREVAKENELYQILSPNKEDQGVWIHQDAWFHLGKFDAGKSDTYSLKKDGNGVYLIVIDGEMEVEGQVLSTRDAIGIWDIEKVQFKAAIDSQLLIMEIPMELSY, from the coding sequence ATGAAAACAATTTTATATAAAGCGGATAGTAGGGGAAGTGCCAATCATGGTTGGTTGGATACAAAACACAGCTTTAGTTTTGCAAATTATTACGATCCCGAGCGAATAAATTTTGGTGTTTTACGTGTTTTAAACGACGATACAATTGCTGGTGGTAAAGGTTTTGGCATGCATCCGCATGACAACATGGAAATTATTACCATCCCGTTTGAGGGCGATTTGGCGCACAAAGACAACATGGGGAATGCATCGCTTATTAAACAAGGCGATGTTCAGGTGATGAGTGCAGGCACCGGAGTTTACCACAGCGAGTTTAATAATAATCCTGACATAGCTGTAAAACTGTTTCAAATTTGGGTGTTTCCAAATAAACGGAATGTTACGCCGCGTTACGATCAAATTTCAATTCGCGAAGTTGCAAAAGAAAATGAATTGTACCAGATTCTTTCCCCGAATAAGGAGGACCAGGGAGTTTGGATTCATCAGGACGCCTGGTTTCATTTGGGTAAATTTGATGCAGGGAAATCGGATACTTACAGTTTGAAGAAAGACGGTAATGGTGTATACCTTATTGTTATTGATGGAGAAATGGAAGTTGAAGGCCAGGTTTTATCCACCCGAGATGCAATTGGAATTTGGGATATTGAAAAAGTGCAGTTTAAAGCTGCAATCGATTCTCAGCTTTTAATTATGGAAATTCCGATGGAATTGAGTTACTAG
- a CDS encoding YceI family protein, which produces MKYLLFVFVVMAFTQSAVASKKGEGTVYEVDKRSSVVHWSGSGLAGRHTGYVLIGSSSFKTQKDKLVEGHVELDLNTIDCRNYEFQDWNEQLVDHLKSDDFFAVDKYPSAEFSLTTIEKTEDPMVYTIKGELGLKGITNDISFPARIHISNDKLLVLGTASIDRTQWGIKFASGRFFKNLGDELINDEIEIEFELVAKPVEDLASN; this is translated from the coding sequence ATGAAGTATTTGCTTTTTGTTTTTGTTGTTATGGCCTTCACACAATCGGCTGTTGCATCAAAAAAGGGAGAAGGAACTGTATATGAAGTGGACAAAAGAAGCAGTGTAGTGCATTGGAGCGGAAGTGGCCTGGCGGGCAGACATACCGGTTATGTGTTAATTGGAAGCAGTAGTTTTAAAACACAAAAGGATAAACTTGTTGAAGGACACGTTGAGCTGGATCTAAACACTATTGATTGTCGCAATTATGAATTTCAGGATTGGAATGAACAGCTGGTAGACCATTTGAAATCGGATGACTTTTTTGCAGTGGATAAATATCCAAGTGCAGAATTCAGCCTGACAACGATTGAGAAAACAGAAGATCCGATGGTTTATACAATAAAAGGGGAGCTGGGTTTAAAAGGGATTACAAACGATATTTCGTTTCCGGCCCGAATTCATATTTCAAACGACAAATTGTTGGTTTTGGGAACGGCTTCCATCGATCGCACCCAATGGGGGATAAAATTTGCTTCGGGTAGATTTTTCAAAAATTTGGGCGACGAGTTAATAAATGATGAAATAGAGATCGAATTCGAATTGGTAGCAAAACCGGTAGAAGATCTGGCATCAAATTAA
- a CDS encoding YceI family protein has translation MKKLTGILALALLVLSAASVEAKDKKSFEIDTQKSKVYWTGKKVTGEHTGYLSIGNGNVVVDNNKVVSADLNLDLNSIECTDLTGEWKDKLVGHLKSEDFFSVEKFPNANFTIKDVKSEGEKKTIVGDLTIKGITHEISFPADIKVNGEILTANGTALIDRTLWNIKYNSGKFFESLGDKVIYDEFEIKFELKAVAGEKLSMK, from the coding sequence ATGAAAAAGTTAACAGGAATTTTAGCATTGGCATTACTCGTATTAAGTGCAGCTTCAGTAGAAGCGAAAGATAAAAAATCGTTTGAAATAGATACTCAAAAGAGTAAAGTGTATTGGACAGGTAAAAAAGTTACCGGCGAGCACACCGGGTATTTATCAATTGGAAACGGAAACGTTGTGGTTGACAACAATAAAGTTGTAAGTGCCGATCTGAATCTCGATTTAAATAGTATTGAATGTACCGATTTAACGGGCGAGTGGAAAGACAAATTGGTTGGCCATTTAAAATCGGAAGATTTCTTTTCGGTAGAGAAATTTCCAAACGCAAATTTTACAATTAAAGACGTAAAAAGTGAAGGGGAGAAAAAAACGATTGTGGGAGATTTAACCATTAAAGGAATTACACACGAAATTTCATTTCCGGCAGATATTAAAGTAAACGGCGAAATTCTTACCGCAAACGGAACAGCTTTAATCGATCGTACTTTGTGGAACATCAAATACAATTCGGGCAAATTTTTCGAAAGTCTTGGCGATAAAGTTATCTACGACGAGTTTGAAATTAAATTTGAGTTGAAAGCTGTTGCAGGAGAAAAACTGAGCATGAAATAA
- a CDS encoding Crp/Fnr family transcriptional regulator — MEDYSVLFSYFEKINEQQLSEDQKAEIVRIFRKESFKKKQLVMHAGDSNTRHYYIETGLLRLYIIDQSGKEFNVLFAKERQWIGDLGTPAETPYYIDALEKSTVFSIDDEGFSQIIASYMDVASNFRKSYIFLQKRFVSILSKTAEENYEDLIQYDPDLIQRLPQYHISSYLGVTPVFLSKILAKRARKKD, encoded by the coding sequence ATGGAAGATTATTCTGTACTTTTTTCTTATTTCGAAAAGATTAATGAGCAACAACTTAGCGAAGATCAAAAGGCTGAGATCGTCCGTATTTTTCGAAAGGAGTCGTTCAAAAAGAAACAATTGGTAATGCATGCCGGAGATAGCAATACCAGGCATTACTACATTGAAACAGGATTGTTGCGTTTGTATATTATCGATCAAAGTGGCAAGGAGTTTAACGTTTTGTTTGCAAAAGAACGACAGTGGATCGGCGATTTGGGTACACCCGCAGAAACGCCTTATTATATTGATGCTCTCGAAAAAAGTACTGTGTTTTCGATTGACGACGAAGGATTTTCGCAAATAATAGCTTCGTACATGGATGTGGCAAGTAACTTTCGCAAATCGTACATCTTTCTGCAAAAACGTTTTGTTTCCATACTTTCTAAAACTGCCGAGGAAAATTATGAAGATCTGATTCAGTACGATCCGGATCTGATCCAACGTCTTCCTCAGTATCACATTTCATCTTATTTAGGGGTTACTCCCGTGTTTTTAAGCAAGATTTTGGCAAAAAGAGCACGTAAAAAAGATTAA
- a CDS encoding DUF1080 domain-containing protein, with protein sequence MKKSFFLSLTVAIALLTAMPTFAKKANKLTSKEQKEGWTLLFNGESFDGWRQCNSKVMATNWTIEDDAMKVLLGEGKQPGQGSGGDILYEVKKYTDFELSIDWKASDMANSGIFYYVREVPGKPIYYAAPEIQVLDNENASDNKIDSHLAGSLYDMLPADPKTVHPAGKWNTCVIKAKDGQVTITMNGTEVVSYSHWTKEWDNLVQNSKFKDFDGFTEGISRGGYIGLQDHGYPVWFRNIKIREL encoded by the coding sequence ATGAAAAAATCATTTTTTTTAAGTCTGACCGTTGCCATAGCCCTTCTGACTGCTATGCCAACTTTTGCAAAAAAAGCAAACAAGCTAACTTCAAAAGAACAAAAAGAAGGATGGACTTTGTTATTCAACGGTGAAAGTTTTGACGGATGGAGACAATGCAATTCAAAAGTTATGGCTACCAACTGGACAATTGAAGACGATGCCATGAAAGTTCTTTTGGGCGAAGGAAAACAGCCGGGCCAGGGTTCGGGTGGCGACATTCTTTATGAAGTTAAAAAGTATACCGATTTTGAATTGTCTATTGACTGGAAAGCCAGCGACATGGCAAACTCAGGTATTTTTTATTACGTTCGCGAAGTTCCGGGGAAACCCATTTATTACGCGGCTCCCGAAATTCAGGTGCTTGACAACGAAAATGCAAGCGACAACAAAATCGACAGCCATTTGGCCGGCTCGCTTTACGACATGTTACCTGCCGATCCGAAAACAGTTCATCCTGCCGGAAAATGGAATACCTGTGTTATTAAAGCCAAAGATGGTCAGGTTACAATTACCATGAACGGTACGGAAGTAGTTTCGTATTCGCACTGGACCAAAGAGTGGGACAACCTGGTGCAGAATAGTAAATTCAAAGATTTTGATGGTTTTACCGAAGGAATTTCTAGAGGTGGTTACATTGGATTACAAGACCATGGTTATCCGGTTTGGTTCCGCAACATAAAAATCAGAGAATTATAA